One window of the Lactococcus lactis genome contains the following:
- a CDS encoding helix-turn-helix domain-containing protein, with translation MTFSYKRLWKLLIDRELSKKQLAELAGISQYTVNKLNKGESVTTETLSKICDALKCKIEDICEVESSKKEDSTQLGE, from the coding sequence TAAAAGACTTTGGAAGCTGTTGATAGATAGGGAACTTAGCAAAAAGCAGTTAGCTGAACTTGCTGGGATTAGCCAATACACCGTGAATAAACTAAATAAAGGTGAGTCGGTGACAACAGAAACATTATCTAAGATTTGTGATGCATTGAAATGTAAGATAGAAGATATTTGTGAAGTAGAAAGTAGCAAAAAAGAAGATTCAACTCAACTGGGGGAATAA